In Thioalkalivibrio paradoxus ARh 1, the following are encoded in one genomic region:
- a CDS encoding bacteriohemerythrin, with protein sequence MPYLAWSDELDTHIPELDAQHRVMIEHVNRLAAAASSGSSRQIREAMAALADCVRQHFAFEERVLEMIDFAGLEEHRQTHRNILAELDDYRARLETASPAEAEELVDTLGPWVVEHIRHDDVDFGPTVREWLRDAAPPNDPFRQLVGDS encoded by the coding sequence ATGCCTTACCTGGCCTGGTCCGACGAGCTCGACACCCATATTCCGGAACTCGACGCCCAGCATCGCGTGATGATCGAACACGTGAACCGGCTGGCGGCGGCGGCATCGTCCGGCTCGTCGCGGCAGATTCGGGAAGCGATGGCCGCACTCGCCGACTGCGTGCGCCAGCATTTCGCGTTCGAGGAGCGGGTGCTGGAGATGATCGACTTCGCGGGGCTGGAGGAGCATCGCCAGACCCATCGCAACATCCTGGCCGAACTCGACGACTATCGCGCCCGCCTCGAGACCGCGTCGCCCGCGGAAGCCGAGGAGCTGGTGGACACCCTGGGCCCGTGGGTCGTCGAACATATCCGCCATGATGACGTGGACTTCGGGCCGACCGTGCGCGAATGGCTCCGCGACGCGGCTCCGCCCAACGACCCGTTCCGGCAGCTGGTCGGCGACAGCTGA
- the znuB gene encoding zinc ABC transporter permease subunit ZnuB: MLDDFLTRAILAGVMVAVVAGPLGAFVVWRRMAYFGDTVSHSALLGVALGFLLGLNLNLLVTLVCVAVAVLLVILQRRQELASDTLLGILAHSALSLGLVAIAFVEGLRVDLMAYLFGDILAVSRADLLAIAIGGLLALLLLLLLWRPLLAITVHEELARVEGVPVLPVRLGLMLLIALVIASAMQVVGVLLITSLMIIPAATARRFARTPEQMALFAAGFGVLAVLAGIWGSFAHDTPTGPSIVVAAMLAFVALHFLPRGIRRRRPKSG; this comes from the coding sequence GTGCTCGATGACTTCCTGACCCGGGCGATCCTCGCCGGCGTAATGGTCGCCGTCGTCGCGGGCCCGTTGGGGGCTTTCGTCGTCTGGCGGCGGATGGCGTACTTCGGCGACACCGTCTCGCACTCGGCGCTGCTCGGGGTGGCTCTGGGTTTTCTGCTGGGGCTGAACCTGAATCTGCTGGTGACGCTGGTCTGTGTCGCAGTGGCCGTGCTCCTGGTGATCCTCCAGCGCCGGCAGGAACTCGCGTCGGACACGCTGTTGGGGATCCTCGCCCACAGCGCGCTGTCGCTCGGCCTGGTGGCCATCGCCTTCGTCGAGGGCCTGCGCGTCGACCTGATGGCCTATCTGTTCGGCGACATCCTGGCGGTGAGCCGCGCCGACCTGCTCGCAATCGCGATCGGCGGGCTGCTGGCGCTGCTGCTGCTGTTGCTGCTGTGGCGCCCGCTACTGGCGATCACTGTGCACGAGGAACTCGCGCGGGTGGAGGGCGTGCCGGTGTTGCCGGTGCGGCTCGGCCTGATGCTGCTGATCGCGTTGGTGATCGCCAGCGCGATGCAGGTCGTCGGGGTGTTGCTGATCACGTCGCTGATGATCATTCCCGCAGCGACGGCGCGGCGCTTCGCACGCACTCCCGAGCAGATGGCACTGTTCGCGGCCGGTTTCGGCGTGCTGGCCGTGCTGGCCGGAATCTGGGGTTCGTTCGCGCATGACACGCCCACCGGCCCGAGCATCGTGGTGGCGGCGATGCTGGCGTTCGTGGCGCTGCATTTCCTGCCGAGGGGCATCCGCCGGCGGCGCCCGAAGTCGGGTTAG
- a CDS encoding ATP-binding cassette domain-containing protein: protein MSQASQYARTRSIPEGTALLEGVGLCLERTGRSILEDVSLTVRSGEVVVVIGPNGAGKTSLLRVLLGLWPASGGRVVRRRGIRIGYMPQRVQVDAILPLSVRRFLTLRHRAPLDRLREVLRQVGVQPLLDAPVQTLSGGEMQRVLLARALLSNPDLLVLDEPAQGVDVVGQGEVFDLIDRLRKATGCGVLMVSHELHLVMGAADVVVCVNQHVCCTGRPEEVSRHPEYQRLFPDASVRGIGIYTHHHNHVHDLAGEVHPVGRSEEGPDRAR, encoded by the coding sequence ATGAGTCAGGCTAGCCAGTACGCGCGGACGCGATCGATTCCCGAGGGCACGGCACTGCTCGAAGGAGTCGGGCTGTGCCTGGAACGTACGGGCCGGTCGATTCTGGAAGACGTCTCGCTGACCGTCCGCAGCGGCGAGGTGGTGGTGGTGATCGGGCCCAACGGCGCGGGCAAGACCAGCCTGCTGCGGGTGCTGCTCGGCCTCTGGCCCGCGAGCGGCGGCCGGGTGGTGCGCCGCCGCGGGATCCGGATCGGCTACATGCCGCAGCGGGTGCAGGTGGATGCGATCCTGCCGCTGTCGGTGCGCCGTTTCCTGACGCTGCGTCATCGCGCGCCGCTGGATCGTCTGCGCGAGGTGCTGCGACAGGTCGGGGTGCAGCCCTTGCTCGACGCACCGGTGCAAACGCTTTCCGGGGGCGAGATGCAGCGCGTGCTGCTGGCCCGGGCGCTCCTCTCGAACCCGGATCTGCTCGTGCTCGACGAGCCGGCGCAGGGGGTGGATGTGGTCGGCCAGGGCGAGGTGTTCGACCTGATCGACCGGCTGCGCAAGGCGACCGGATGCGGCGTGTTGATGGTCTCGCACGAGTTGCACCTGGTGATGGGCGCGGCCGACGTGGTCGTCTGTGTCAATCAGCATGTCTGCTGCACCGGAAGGCCGGAGGAAGTCAGCCGGCATCCCGAGTACCAGCGCCTGTTCCCCGATGCAAGCGTGCGCGGCATTGGTATCTATACCCACCATCACAACCACGTGCACGATCTGGCCGGGGAGGTGCACCCGGTGGGCCGATCCGAAGAGGGGCCCGATCGTGCTCGATGA
- a CDS encoding zinc ABC transporter substrate-binding protein, with product MQFGKFPAIGALLFATAFGTSTVQAETRTVVASILPVHSLVAALVDGVHDTEVLMPASASPHGYAMRPSEARRLQDADMVVWVGPDLETFLQRALAGSREGRKVVTLMEDLDLELLPTREGGVWEAHSHDHGHHDHGHHDHGHHDHGHHDHGHHDHGHHDHGHHDHGPHDHGHHDHGHHDHGHHDHGHHDHEHHDHGHHDHGHHDHGHHDHGHNDHGHHHGEMDAHIWLSPENARRIAIGMTDVLAGWDPANAQAFADNRDRLLDRIDALDTDLRAQLEPVRDRAFIVFHDAYQYFEHHYGLNAAGSITLDPAQAPGARRIQSLQNRLAEDDVVCLFTEPQFRPALAQMLVEGRPTRLGDLDPLGSELEPGPDAWFELMRGLADDLSGCLEAPAS from the coding sequence ATGCAATTCGGCAAATTCCCGGCAATCGGAGCGCTCCTGTTTGCCACTGCGTTCGGGACGTCGACGGTCCAGGCCGAAACGCGGACCGTCGTCGCATCCATTCTACCGGTGCACAGCCTCGTCGCGGCGCTTGTCGACGGCGTGCACGATACCGAGGTCCTGATGCCCGCCAGCGCCTCGCCGCACGGCTATGCGATGCGGCCATCCGAGGCACGGAGGCTGCAGGATGCCGACATGGTGGTCTGGGTCGGCCCCGACCTCGAAACGTTCCTCCAACGCGCGCTCGCTGGATCGCGCGAAGGGCGCAAGGTCGTCACCTTGATGGAGGATCTCGATCTCGAGCTGCTGCCCACCCGCGAAGGCGGGGTCTGGGAGGCGCACTCGCACGACCACGGGCATCACGACCACGGGCATCACGACCACGGGCATCACGACCATGGGCATCACGACCATGGGCATCACGACCATGGGCATCACGACCATGGGCACCACGACCATGGGCCTCACGACCATGGGCACCACGACCACGGGCACCACGACCACGGGCACCACGACCACGGGCATCACGACCACGAGCATCACGACCATGGGCATCACGACCATGGGCATCACGACCATGGGCATCACGACCATGGGCACAATGACCACGGGCATCACCACGGGGAAATGGATGCCCATATCTGGCTGTCGCCGGAAAATGCGCGACGGATTGCGATCGGCATGACCGATGTGCTGGCGGGCTGGGATCCGGCCAATGCACAGGCCTTCGCAGACAACCGCGACCGCCTGCTGGACCGAATCGACGCGCTGGATACCGACCTGCGCGCGCAACTGGAACCCGTGCGTGACCGGGCGTTCATCGTGTTTCACGATGCCTACCAGTACTTCGAACACCACTACGGGCTCAATGCCGCCGGCTCGATCACGCTGGATCCGGCACAGGCGCCCGGCGCCCGGCGGATCCAGTCTCTGCAGAACCGGCTGGCCGAGGATGACGTCGTCTGCCTGTTCACCGAGCCGCAGTTCCGCCCGGCGCTGGCGCAGATGCTGGTCGAGGGCCGGCCGACGCGCCTCGGCGACCTCGATCCGCTGGGGAGCGAACTCGAGCCGGGTCCGGACGCCTGGTTCGAACTGATGCGCGGACTCGCGGACGACCTGAGCGGCTGCCTCGAGGCGCCTGCCTCCTGA
- a CDS encoding diacylglycerol kinase: MAYSNHRGLARIVRAFGYSWSGLRSTFRHEEAFRQELLLCLVLIPAAFLLTDVGVERALLVGSLMLILIVELLNSGIEAAIDRFGGELHTLSARAKDMGSAAVLLSFVNAAVVWLLVLL, from the coding sequence ATGGCGTACAGCAATCATCGAGGCTTGGCCCGGATCGTCCGGGCCTTCGGCTACTCCTGGAGCGGTCTTCGCTCGACGTTCCGCCACGAGGAGGCGTTCCGGCAGGAGCTGCTGCTGTGCCTGGTCCTGATCCCGGCGGCTTTTCTGCTGACCGACGTCGGCGTCGAGCGCGCGCTGCTGGTGGGCAGCCTGATGCTGATCCTGATCGTGGAACTGCTGAACTCGGGAATCGAGGCGGCGATCGACCGTTTCGGTGGCGAGCTGCACACGCTTTCGGCCAGGGCCAAGGACATGGGTTCCGCCGCGGTGCTGCTCAGTTTCGTCAACGCCGCGGTGGTCTGGTTGCTGGTGCTGCTGTAA
- the gcvPB gene encoding aminomethyl-transferring glycine dehydrogenase subunit GcvPB, which translates to MTQHDSSLIFDRARAGRAATAQAPRSTGVDAGIPDTLRRRSPLGLPAVSEMDVVRHYTRLSQKNFSIDTQFYPLGSCTMKYNPRACNSLAMLPELLHRHPLAPPEHSQGFLQTMFELQEMLREVTGMSGVSLTPMAGAQGEFAGVAMIRAYHRARGDDARSEIIVPDAAHGTNPATAIMCGYRVREIPTGASGDVDLDALRAAVGPQTAGIMLTNPSTLGVFERHIREIAAIVHDAGGLLYYDGANLNAILGKVRPGDMGFDVIHMNLHKTFSTPHGGGGPGAGAVGVSTRLLPFLPVPVVVRDDAGVYRQGQEDAFPQSIGRLSAFAGNAGVLLRAYVYMRMLGREGMIRVAEYSTLNANYLMAQLQRAGFDLAFPERRATHEFIVTLKRQAKETGLTAMDVAKRLLDHDYHAPTTYFPLLVPECLLIEPTETESRETLDGFVAAMTAILDEAKRDIDTIKGAPHRLPNRRFNEVAAAKRLDVVYRSEEEPAQQPAGLRSGTRG; encoded by the coding sequence ATGACTCAGCATGACTCCAGCCTGATTTTCGATCGCGCGCGCGCGGGGCGGGCCGCCACGGCCCAGGCACCGCGCAGCACCGGGGTGGACGCTGGCATCCCGGATACGCTGCGCCGGCGCTCGCCGCTCGGACTTCCAGCCGTGTCCGAGATGGATGTCGTTCGCCACTACACGCGGCTGTCGCAGAAGAACTTCTCGATCGACACCCAGTTCTACCCGCTGGGTTCGTGCACGATGAAATACAACCCGCGTGCCTGCAACAGCCTCGCGATGCTGCCCGAGTTGCTGCACCGGCACCCGCTGGCGCCGCCGGAGCACAGCCAGGGCTTTCTGCAGACGATGTTCGAGCTGCAGGAGATGCTGCGCGAGGTGACCGGCATGAGCGGGGTGTCGCTGACGCCGATGGCCGGTGCGCAGGGCGAATTCGCCGGCGTGGCGATGATTCGGGCCTACCATCGCGCGCGTGGCGACGACGCCCGCAGCGAGATCATCGTGCCCGACGCCGCCCACGGCACCAACCCGGCGACCGCGATCATGTGCGGCTATCGGGTGCGGGAGATCCCGACCGGTGCCAGCGGCGACGTCGATCTCGACGCATTGCGTGCGGCGGTCGGGCCGCAGACCGCGGGGATCATGCTGACCAACCCGTCGACGCTCGGCGTGTTCGAGCGGCATATCCGCGAGATCGCGGCAATCGTGCACGACGCCGGAGGACTGCTGTACTACGACGGCGCCAACCTGAACGCGATACTGGGCAAGGTGCGTCCCGGTGACATGGGGTTCGACGTGATCCACATGAACCTGCACAAGACCTTCTCGACGCCGCACGGCGGGGGTGGGCCGGGTGCCGGTGCGGTGGGTGTGAGCACCCGGCTGCTGCCGTTTTTGCCGGTGCCGGTGGTGGTTCGCGACGACGCGGGTGTCTATCGGCAGGGTCAGGAAGACGCATTTCCGCAGAGCATCGGGCGGCTGTCGGCATTCGCCGGGAACGCGGGGGTGCTGCTCAGGGCGTATGTGTACATGCGCATGCTCGGTCGCGAAGGCATGATCCGCGTCGCGGAGTACTCGACGCTGAACGCGAACTACCTGATGGCACAACTGCAGCGCGCGGGATTCGACCTCGCGTTTCCCGAGCGCCGCGCGACCCACGAGTTCATCGTCACGCTGAAGCGGCAGGCGAAGGAGACCGGCCTGACCGCGATGGATGTGGCCAAGCGGCTGCTCGATCACGACTACCACGCGCCGACCACGTACTTCCCGCTGCTGGTCCCCGAGTGCCTGCTGATCGAACCCACCGAGACCGAATCCCGGGAGACGCTGGACGGCTTCGTCGCGGCGATGACCGCGATCCTCGACGAAGCCAAGCGGGATATCGACACCATCAAGGGTGCGCCGCACCGGCTGCCGAACCGGCGTTTCAACGAGGTCGCGGCCGCAAAGCGCCTCGACGTGGTCTATCGCAGCGAGGAAGAGCCGGCCCAGCAGCCCGCCGGCCTGCGTTCGGGTACCCGCGGCTGA
- the gcvPA gene encoding aminomethyl-transferring glycine dehydrogenase subunit GcvPA, which produces MPFIPHTEDDTRQMLEQIGVTSIDSLFDEIPAELRTPPLSGIPEGLTEMEIARLMRDRAGRDGMPLSFIGAGAYEHHIPAAVWQIATRGEFYSAYTPYQAEASQGTLQLIYEYQTMVSRLTGMEVSNASLYDGASALAEAVLMAVRINRRSKSNRVLVPGALHPAYRAVVRAIVGNQGIELTELPWDERHGGIDPERLAGFEQDDITALVIAQPNFFGVLEDADALTRWAEARAVPVIAVVNPVALALVKPPGEWGDRGADIVVGEGQPLGAPLSSGGPYFGFMTTRREHIRQMPGRIVGRTEDADGRPGFVLTLQAREQHIRRSKATSNICTNQGLVVTAATIHMALLGDAGLTRVAEACWANTRALTDRLAEYGIRPRFEGHHFHERVFDFGPDATGILARMAGEGVLGGYALEQDYPDLRGGVLACATETKTDADLDRLAAALARATAA; this is translated from the coding sequence ATGCCTTTCATCCCGCACACCGAAGACGATACCCGCCAGATGCTGGAACAGATCGGCGTGACGTCGATCGACAGCCTGTTCGACGAGATCCCCGCGGAATTGCGGACCCCGCCGTTGTCCGGAATTCCCGAGGGCCTGACGGAAATGGAGATCGCGCGACTGATGCGGGATCGGGCCGGGCGCGACGGCATGCCGCTGAGCTTCATCGGCGCCGGCGCCTACGAGCACCATATCCCGGCAGCCGTCTGGCAGATCGCGACGCGCGGGGAGTTCTACAGCGCCTATACCCCGTACCAGGCGGAGGCCTCGCAGGGCACGCTGCAGCTGATCTACGAGTACCAGACGATGGTCAGCCGGCTGACCGGCATGGAAGTGTCGAATGCGTCGCTGTACGACGGGGCGTCGGCGCTGGCCGAAGCCGTGCTGATGGCGGTGCGCATCAACCGGCGGTCGAAGAGCAACCGGGTGCTGGTGCCGGGTGCGCTGCATCCGGCCTACCGCGCGGTCGTGCGCGCGATCGTCGGGAACCAGGGCATCGAACTCACCGAACTGCCCTGGGACGAGCGCCACGGTGGCATCGATCCCGAGCGGTTGGCGGGGTTCGAGCAGGACGACATCACCGCGCTGGTGATCGCGCAGCCCAATTTCTTCGGCGTGCTCGAGGACGCCGACGCGCTGACCCGCTGGGCCGAGGCCCGCGCCGTGCCGGTGATCGCGGTGGTCAATCCGGTCGCGCTGGCACTGGTCAAGCCGCCCGGCGAATGGGGTGACCGCGGCGCCGACATCGTGGTCGGCGAGGGTCAGCCGCTCGGAGCGCCGCTGTCCAGCGGCGGCCCGTACTTCGGCTTCATGACCACACGCCGCGAACACATCCGCCAGATGCCGGGGCGCATCGTGGGGCGCACCGAGGATGCCGACGGCCGCCCCGGCTTCGTGCTGACGTTGCAGGCGCGGGAGCAGCACATCCGCCGTTCGAAGGCCACCTCGAACATCTGCACCAACCAGGGTCTGGTGGTTACCGCGGCAACGATCCACATGGCCCTGCTGGGTGACGCGGGGCTGACACGGGTCGCCGAGGCCTGCTGGGCGAACACCCGGGCGCTGACCGATCGCCTTGCGGAATACGGGATCCGGCCCCGGTTCGAGGGGCACCACTTCCACGAACGGGTGTTCGATTTCGGCCCGGATGCCACCGGCATTCTGGCGCGGATGGCCGGCGAGGGCGTGCTTGGCGGGTATGCGCTGGAACAGGACTATCCCGACTTGCGCGGCGGTGTGCTGGCCTGTGCGACCGAAACCAAGACCGACGCCGACCTGGACCGTCTGGCAGCGGCGCTGGCCCGTGCGACCGCGGCGTGA
- the gcvH gene encoding glycine cleavage system protein GcvH produces the protein MTETRTNLKYSKSHEWVRQEEDGSLTVGITDHAQTLLGDLVFVEAPEPGSQVQAGEPCATVESVKAASDVYAPVSGEVVAVNEELADSPERVNESPFEEGWLFRVQPTDAAGLDALLDADAYAELVASEE, from the coding sequence ATGACCGAAACCAGAACGAATCTGAAATACAGCAAGAGCCACGAGTGGGTGCGCCAGGAGGAGGACGGTTCGCTGACCGTCGGGATCACCGATCACGCGCAAACGCTGCTGGGCGACCTGGTGTTCGTGGAAGCGCCGGAACCGGGCTCGCAGGTGCAGGCCGGCGAACCCTGCGCGACCGTCGAGTCGGTGAAGGCCGCATCCGATGTCTACGCACCGGTGTCCGGCGAGGTGGTGGCAGTCAACGAGGAACTGGCCGACAGCCCGGAACGGGTCAACGAATCGCCGTTCGAAGAGGGCTGGCTGTTTCGGGTCCAGCCCACCGATGCTGCCGGCCTCGATGCACTGCTGGACGCCGACGCCTATGCCGAACTGGTAGCCAGCGAGGAATGA
- the gcvT gene encoding glycine cleavage system aminomethyltransferase GcvT — protein MTLKTTALHSAHQRAGARLVDFAGWEMPLHYGSQLEEHRAVRESAGVFDVSHMRVVDIQGVGAKDFLRRLLANDVAKLKSEGRALYSCMLNEQGGILDDLIVYLRGDEGYRAVVNAATAEGDIAHMRALADPATVRVEVRAELALLAVQGPDAVSRMLALLPDDLRVAGELRPFSAVWNDDWMVARTGYTGEDGFEIMLPAATAESLWEALLAAGVRPVGLGARDTLRLEAGMNLYGTDMDTTTTPLVSNLGWTVAWEPEDRAFIGREALERQRAEGVPEKLVGLVLEGRGVLRGGTRIETEAGDGVVTSGSFSPTLGVSIALARIPAASANATLTADLRGKPLPVRVVKPVFVRHGKSQIG, from the coding sequence ATGACCCTGAAAACCACCGCCCTGCATTCCGCCCACCAGCGCGCCGGTGCGCGCCTGGTCGATTTTGCCGGCTGGGAGATGCCGCTGCACTACGGTTCCCAGCTCGAGGAACACCGCGCCGTGCGGGAATCCGCCGGGGTGTTCGACGTCTCGCACATGCGGGTCGTCGACATCCAGGGGGTCGGGGCCAAAGACTTCCTGCGGCGGCTGCTTGCGAACGACGTCGCGAAGCTCAAGTCCGAGGGGCGTGCGCTGTACAGCTGCATGCTGAACGAGCAGGGCGGGATCCTGGATGACCTGATCGTGTATTTGCGGGGCGATGAGGGCTATCGGGCGGTGGTGAATGCCGCGACCGCAGAGGGCGATATCGCGCACATGCGGGCGCTTGCGGACCCTGCGACGGTTCGCGTCGAGGTCCGTGCGGAACTCGCGCTGCTGGCGGTTCAGGGGCCCGATGCGGTCTCCCGGATGCTGGCGCTGTTGCCCGACGACCTGCGCGTGGCGGGAGAGCTGCGGCCGTTCAGTGCAGTCTGGAACGACGACTGGATGGTGGCCCGGACCGGCTACACCGGAGAGGACGGCTTCGAGATCATGCTGCCGGCCGCGACGGCCGAGTCCCTGTGGGAGGCGCTGCTCGCCGCGGGTGTGCGCCCGGTCGGTCTCGGGGCCCGCGATACCCTGCGCCTGGAGGCCGGCATGAATCTCTACGGCACCGACATGGACACCACGACCACGCCGCTGGTATCGAATCTGGGCTGGACGGTCGCCTGGGAGCCCGAGGACCGCGCGTTCATCGGGCGCGAGGCACTCGAACGCCAGCGGGCCGAGGGTGTGCCGGAGAAGCTGGTCGGCCTGGTGCTCGAGGGCCGCGGCGTGTTGCGCGGCGGCACGCGTATCGAAACCGAGGCCGGGGATGGCGTGGTGACCTCCGGCAGCTTTTCGCCCACACTCGGCGTGTCCATCGCGCTGGCCCGGATTCCGGCGGCTTCCGCGAATGCGACGTTGACCGCCGATCTGCGCGGCAAGCCGCTTCCGGTTCGGGTGGTGAAGCCGGTATTCGTACGCCACGGCAAGTCGCAGATCGGCTGA
- a CDS encoding FAD-dependent oxidoreductase, with amino-acid sequence MTGQGGEFDCVVVGGGAAGAATALGLLRAGWRVALVERNPRPRFPKGTPVTRVATLNAASMRLLEDLGVAQAVLDRRGHAFYRMEVWDAHSTAAIRFDADELGVPALGWTVELLALETSLWEALEANGADLRAETRWRAIDWRPDRVDLHLQGGGVLRTRLLVAADGGESPLRTRAGIAVRRTPYHASGVVATVGTRFAHEDTAWQRFDHDAIVAFLPLADGRCSIVWSQPDYAAEAVMALDDDAFARALEDAFGGRLGTIESVSPRHLFPLVGRQAQDYARGRLVLVGDAAHTIHPLAGQGLNLGFADVQALLEALPDEAGGDPAGTAGLREYTRSRRLENETMLRAMEGLRWLFGSRQPLVAALRAAGVRQTDRRDLLKRFFALRALGL; translated from the coding sequence ATGACCGGGCAAGGCGGCGAGTTCGATTGCGTGGTGGTCGGCGGCGGCGCCGCGGGTGCCGCCACGGCCCTGGGCCTGTTGCGGGCCGGGTGGCGGGTCGCGCTGGTCGAGCGCAACCCGCGGCCCCGGTTTCCGAAAGGAACCCCGGTGACCCGGGTCGCGACGCTGAATGCCGCCTCGATGCGCCTGCTCGAGGATCTCGGCGTTGCGCAGGCAGTACTGGACCGGCGCGGGCATGCGTTCTACCGCATGGAGGTCTGGGATGCGCACAGTACCGCGGCGATCCGCTTCGATGCCGACGAACTCGGCGTGCCCGCGCTCGGGTGGACGGTGGAACTGCTGGCGCTGGAAACGAGCCTCTGGGAGGCGCTGGAGGCCAACGGGGCCGATCTGCGTGCCGAGACGCGTTGGCGGGCGATCGATTGGCGCCCGGACCGGGTCGACCTGCACCTGCAGGGGGGCGGCGTGCTCAGAACGCGCCTGCTGGTGGCCGCCGACGGTGGCGAGTCGCCGTTGCGGACCCGCGCCGGGATCGCGGTGCGCCGCACGCCCTACCACGCGAGCGGTGTGGTCGCGACGGTGGGTACCCGGTTCGCGCACGAAGACACCGCGTGGCAGCGCTTTGATCACGACGCGATCGTCGCGTTCCTGCCATTGGCCGATGGCCGCTGCTCGATCGTCTGGTCCCAGCCCGACTACGCGGCGGAGGCGGTGATGGCGCTCGACGACGACGCCTTCGCCCGGGCGCTGGAAGACGCGTTCGGCGGGCGGCTCGGGACGATCGAGTCGGTGTCGCCACGCCACCTGTTCCCGCTGGTGGGCCGGCAGGCGCAGGACTACGCACGCGGGCGACTGGTGCTGGTCGGCGACGCAGCCCATACCATCCACCCGCTGGCCGGGCAGGGGCTGAACCTGGGGTTCGCCGACGTACAGGCGCTGCTCGAGGCCCTGCCCGACGAAGCCGGTGGCGATCCTGCCGGCACTGCTGGCCTGCGCGAATATACCCGCAGCCGGCGTCTCGAGAACGAGACGATGCTGCGGGCGATGGAAGGCCTGCGCTGGTTGTTCGGGTCGCGCCAGCCGCTCGTTGCGGCACTGAGGGCCGCCGGCGTGCGGCAGACCGACCGCAGAGACCTGCTGAAGCGTTTCTTCGCGCTGCGCGCACTCGGGCTTTGA
- a CDS encoding FAD-dependent monooxygenase, translating to MAAGMLRSDVLVVGAGPVGALLACILARAGRSVLLAERGRLRPDADANPDTRGYALSAGSVMLFEDLGYWPALMPFAAPIREIHVSREGTLGTVFMDSDSQGIRALGQVVPAARIDALLAGELARAGVRVLEETGFENLSAAKRGRRQAVVAGPDGDQRISARLIVAADGIHSAARAAAGIQVLRRRYDADALVFDVRPARAHRGRAFERFTPEGPLALLPQSDDRMNVVWVAPAEVCDRRQQLGDLDRLAELQQRFGWRLGRLQTAGGPVGRFPLEQLRARSLYAERLALVGNVAHALHPVAGQGLNLSLRDVAALAAGILRADDPGAREVLAAYAAAREADIGRVAAATDFLARGMLADGGLIRHVLGAGMWMLDRLEPLRRFFATEAMGLQPQPRHLLRELPAARKAPPRREASR from the coding sequence ATGGCTGCCGGTATGCTGCGCAGCGACGTGCTGGTGGTGGGTGCGGGCCCGGTCGGGGCGCTGCTTGCCTGCATTCTCGCGCGCGCCGGTCGCAGCGTGCTGCTCGCCGAGCGCGGGCGGCTCCGCCCGGACGCCGATGCGAACCCGGACACCCGGGGATACGCGTTGTCCGCAGGCTCGGTGATGCTGTTCGAGGATCTCGGCTACTGGCCGGCGCTGATGCCGTTCGCGGCGCCGATTCGGGAGATCCACGTGAGTCGCGAGGGCACGCTGGGCACCGTGTTCATGGACTCCGACAGCCAGGGTATCCGGGCGCTGGGGCAGGTCGTTCCCGCTGCTCGAATCGACGCGCTGCTCGCGGGGGAACTGGCCCGGGCCGGGGTCCGGGTGCTGGAGGAAACCGGGTTCGAGAATCTTTCGGCTGCGAAACGGGGACGCCGGCAGGCGGTGGTCGCCGGCCCCGATGGCGACCAGCGGATCAGCGCCCGGTTGATTGTCGCGGCCGACGGCATCCATTCGGCCGCGCGCGCGGCCGCCGGGATCCAGGTGCTGCGCCGCCGCTACGATGCCGATGCGCTGGTGTTCGACGTGCGGCCGGCGCGTGCGCACCGGGGGCGCGCCTTCGAACGCTTTACGCCGGAGGGGCCGCTGGCCCTGTTGCCGCAGTCCGACGACCGGATGAACGTCGTCTGGGTCGCGCCCGCCGAGGTCTGTGACCGCCGGCAGCAGCTTGGCGACCTCGACCGCCTGGCGGAATTGCAGCAGCGTTTCGGCTGGCGTCTCGGGCGACTGCAGACGGCTGGAGGTCCGGTCGGCCGGTTTCCGCTGGAGCAGCTGCGGGCGCGATCCCTGTATGCGGAGCGCCTGGCGCTGGTCGGCAACGTCGCCCATGCACTGCACCCGGTTGCCGGGCAGGGCCTGAACCTTTCGTTGCGCGACGTCGCCGCCCTGGCGGCGGGTATCCTGCGCGCGGACGATCCGGGTGCCCGCGAGGTGCTGGCGGCCTACGCCGCCGCGCGCGAGGCCGACATCGGCCGGGTCGCCGCGGCCACGGACTTTCTGGCCCGCGGCATGCTGGCGGATGGAGGCCTGATTCGGCATGTGCTGGGTGCCGGGATGTGGATGCTCGACCGCCTGGAACCGTTGCGGCGATTCTTCGCCACCGAGGCGATGGGTCTGCAGCCGCAGCCGCGTCACCTCCTGCGCGAGCTGCCCGCGGCGCGGAAGGCGCCGCCGCGGCGCGAGGCGTCGCGATGA